CCTGCGTGCACTGTTCAGGGAGATTATACGCTCGCTGCGGCACGATCTCAATTTCTCGGCTTTTTGTCTCGGCCTCATGCAAGAGCGAAAGGAAACGCAATTCCAAGAGCTGGAGCAGCCTCTCAGAGAACGTCTTTTTGTGTCGATAACAGACCTCATTGTCAAGGCTATCTTCTTGGCAATCACACCAGCTGTGCGTGAAGCGGCGACAGCACTTTTcagaggggaaaagaaagataTCTCTCCTCTTCGTAACTACCAAATGCAGGTGGCCACCATCCAACGAGACACAGTTTGGTGGTTGCACACGGTAGTTCCCAAGATGTTCAAGCCTGGTAGAAACGAGTTCTTACATTGCTTACACAAGGCATTTTTCCTTGAGCAACTTGAGCATTACTGCAAGGACAACTGGCCTCCAGAAACTGACAGACATTTGATGTTGCGGCTGTCTTCAGATGTCCCCGCGCTTGAGGACACGCTAATTAGAATATTAATAATAGGGATGTCTAAGGAACACCCACTAAACCCATCCGATGCATTGGAGCTAGTCGACCAACTAATTAGGAGAGCGGCAGCAATCTACAAAGAAGATTCGCATCCTGTGCTCGTTGTAGAGCGAACGGAACTCATTGAGATAATCTTCCACCTGTGCGCCTATCACCACCCCGAAAACATAACACTTCCAGCGGGCTACACGCCACCAAACCTTGCAATTGCGGACTATTACTGGAAGGCATGGATCATGCTTCTCATCGTGGTAGCCCACAACCCTTCCACATTCGGAGAAATGGCTTTTTCGAGCCATCCGACGTTGCAGAGTTTGGTGGAAATGTGCATCACGAACCACTTTGTCTTTCCTCCGCCGACTCTGGCAGTAGGTGAAAAGGCTGACGAAATCAAAGCGCGAGAAATGCAGATTGCTCAGGTGGAGAAGCAAAAAATACTGGAGTTTGAAACGCACTTGGCAGCTGCTTCGACGAAGGTCACCATCACTGAAAGTAACAGTCTTCTTCTGTCCAAATTGATAACAATGGATCCTCAAGGAGTGACCAGAAGGCCTCCGCCACAAGTGTTAGACCAGCTGAAAGCCCTAAATGAAACTTTGAAGCTGGGGCACCTTCTGTGCAGAAGTAGGAAGCCGGATTTTCTTTTGGGAATCATTCAGAGACAAGGGACCTCGCACATGCCGTGGCTTGCAGAGCTCGTGGAATCGAGTGAGGGATCACTTGACCTCCTGCCCGTGCAATGTCTTTGCGAGTTTCTCCTTGACGAGGAACTTGAAGGCAGCATAGGTGCAGCTGATGCAGAGGACGAAAAACCAGAAAAGGGCAAAATGAAAACTCCGCAGAGTAAGAAGCGAAAGCAGCAGCAGTTGTTGCAGCACTTACAGAAGCTGCTGAGAAACCCAGAAGGTGACGTCAATGCCACATGCGAAGTACTTGATTATTTCATGAGACGTCTCAGCACACAGAATCAAAATGCCCGCACTCTTGCCACTAAAGGTCTCATGCTTGTTCTTTGTCAGAACACTCAGGATTCTGAACCCAACAATCACGACTGGCTGCTGAAGGAAATACCTTCTTTGCCTCACTTCAGTGTCGTGCGTCACGATATCAGTGCAACTCTGAGGCACGCATGTCAAGTCGAGAACGACCCTTTTGCAATTACGGCATATGTCAAATTCCTTGCAACGTATACGCCTGATGATAGTCTCTCCGAGCTGTCTCTTGATATAACCCAGCTAATTATTGACCGGCCAACAATTGTAAACTGTATCCTTTTGCAGGACTCAGTTAGTTTGTACTACAAAGAACTGTTCCACTGCTCACTGCTTGACATATTCACACGATACCTGCAAAATGCACGAAAACCTTCCAAAGATGTTTACTGGTATGAATGTCAGGACCACATCACATTGCAGTGGGATTCAGGAGAGACAGCAACTATGTATATACTGGTCGTTCACTCGATGATCATCTTGCTTACCTATGGTCCTCCAGAGAGTGACCCGGAGACATTCAATGCTCTGTTGGAAACATGGTTTCCCGAAGGGGGAGACCCACCTCAGGCATTCTTAGTAGATACGTCCGAAGAAGCCCTCCTCCTGCCAGATTGGCTGAAGCTTCGTATGATCAGATCGTCTGTGGATGTTCTTGTTGATGCTGCCTTGAAGGACTTGGAGCCAAACCAGCTCGTGCTTTTCATTCAGTCCTTTGGAATTCCAGTTCCAAGCATGAGCAAGCTTCTTTGCTGCTTGGATAGAGCCGTGGAGTACGACGAAGCAGCTGTTGTTCAAGCGGTTGTGGACAAGGCATACATGTCGCAGCTTGTCGAAGTGCAGCACCAAAGGGGAGCGATTGGTGGTGAATGCTTTTATCGTCTTCTCGGCGAGAGTGATGTCACCGATGCATCCGCCGACATGGACGACATTGAGCCGGTACCTACATCAGTCATCCAGCACGCCCCACCGCGGCCGACAGAAGCTTCTCGCTTGGACTCTGTTCCAGTGGCTGTGGTTCAATTGTTTGGTCTGGATCCAATGAAAGGAAAACTCGGAGGCAAGCAAGAGCAAGAACTCTTCAGAGGATTGCAAAAAGCATTTTCACACGACGTTCTTCGAAAATGCCTCTTTGGAGGTGCTTTGGCAGAATTTATCCACACGTGCGAGCATATTCTTGAAAGTGACCAAAGGGAGTCATTTGTGAATGCCTTGTACCAGAAATCATTCATATCGTGTTCCCTCTTTAGATTAGCGATTGCAGCGCAACAAAGAGAAGCATCCAACTCACCGCTCACATTCAAATTCCACTGGGTTTGCTCCAAAATCTTGGAAATGAGCAAAACGCAGTCACCTCTTTCTGCCATCCTGACTCAATATTGTACTTCGCATTTGTCTTCGAGGAACAAGGATCAGGCACCAAGGAGGCTAGCATCTGGTGACGCAAAATCTGCCAACATTGTGGAAGCTCTGACATCAGTCGCACGGAATGAGTCCAAGCGTTTCGAGGAGGCACTCTGCGTGCTTGTCCAAAGAGCTATCAAGATGGGTGACAGTCAGCAGCTGATTCATGCGCTCTCAAAGATTCTGTGTGAGAACACCTTTGAGTCAGAAAAGGTGACCACGAGCTTTGTCATCGTAGACTGGCTAGAACACTTGGAACCAGAGTGCATCTCGTCTTGTCCAGAGCTCCAACATCATCTCCTTTTCCATAACAGCACCAAGAACGAACTTCTCAGAACTACATTTCGGCCATATCTGCTAGCCCTGCTTATTCACAGGGCACACTGGTCCACGCTGCACACAGCCATAAACGAAATTCTTTCTCAAGCATCGACAAAGAAGTACGACCCTTCAGCCGTCTTGGACTTTCTTCAAGCCTGTATGTTTATCCCAAAGATATGGCAAGGCCGCGACAAGAAGATCCCCAAGCATTACAGTCCTGAGAAGGTCCTAATATTTAGCCCAGATCAGGCTTGTGCCATGGCAGACTACATCATCAATGAGCACATTTCAGCAACTGCAGCGTCCGAAGACCACTCAGCCCAACAGGATGAGAGTAGAACAAAGATTTCCACACGCCTTCCGCTGTTGGAGCAAGGATGCGCTGATAAGACTTTGATATCTGCTGTTGTCTCACACCTGCTGGCTGCCGTCGAGAACGAACCTACTCGCCGGGAAGCTGTGAAAGAAATGCTGACACAGCTCTACCTATGCATTCCTAGCATTGTGTTTACATCGGACGCAATAGCAGAAATGCTGAAGGATAAAGGGCCGCAGACGTATGGTCAGACGAGGGTCGACACCTTGTCACACACATTACTGCTGGCATTGTCTATCGCTGACTATGACAAACAGTCATACTACAAACTATCAGACCTTCACATTGCAATTAGGAAGCTGGCAGCGACTCATCCGGAGCTGATGCTGCGCCAACTCCCAATGATGGCAAGCCTTCTTCACAGTCGCTCGGGCATGGGCACATTGGTATTTGGCACTCGAAATCACGCGTCATTTTTCGTGCACATGTTGGGGACACTGGAGCTGCTTGTGCAACGTCTATTTCTTGATGTCCGAGTACCCACAGTGAACGATATATTTGATGTCTATGTCGATGCCTTTCAGTgccacattcagtacatgcgcaATAATGAAAGGGAGCGCATAATGAGCTTGCTGAATAGGTTCTTGCTTTTGGTTCACCAGTATGTCTACCACAATCCCTCAGCAGCCAGGCAGTGGGTTCAGAAACATCACGGTGCAATGCAGGATGTCGCAGGCATATTTCCAGACCTGTTGAGCCTGAAAACCCTTCTCGCTGGCACTTGCATCCTTAGAATGCATCAAGAGGGGACCGAGAACACTCCGGAAGGTATCGGCTGTGAAGCAGGTTCGTCTTCAAGGGGGTTACTACCGCGCCCATATCCACACGCACTGGGATTTGGCCGAAGCGGTGGCGGCCGTGATCTGAGGAGCCTGCTGGACAAAGATGGCGTTGACCCAGAAGAAATACTGTCAGCTTTGAAAGACCTTGACGCTGTTGCATCCAAGAAGCCCGAAATCCTCGAGACCTACCAAGACGAGCTGCAATGTGTTCTCCTGACAAGCACGAACATATCGTGTTGCAGCTTGGCATTCAGGCTGCTGCTTCAAAGCATCAAGAACAATCCGAAAACTGCGGGGCAGTTTATTTCTGGCTATCTGCAATGTCTTGCCAGTGATCGGAGGGACTTAGTGCTGCTCGTGCTTGAGCACCTTCCCGAATTTGTGGTCCTCGCACAGGAGCATGGCAGCATGCTTTTGCAGAAGGCGTTCCAAGTTGGAATCAGCACAAATGTTAACAGCGCTGTGCCCATAACTGACACACTGCTTCTTCTGAATATGCAGTACGGCAACTGATAGTTGAGCAGGAAATGAAATGGCTCTAATTGGTGTCTCCCAAGTATAATATGTGTTGGCTTGTGCTTTTGTTCCACCTGAGTAAACTCTTGGGCTTGCCTTTCAGTGTTGTTATTGTGTGCTGTTACAGGTCATTGTCGATTTTCGTTCAACACGGATCTGTGATTTTTTTCCAGCTGTAGGTACGGCTGGCAAATATCTTGCAACATGTTGCACGACAAGAAGTCACAGTTTCCTTTGACTGCTCAGTGTAAGTGGTGGGTATGTTTGTAAGCCGTGCACTAATGAGATTTCTAGAAGAATGCTGAAAATTGGAAGAAAGCAAGTTAAAAATATCAAGGGCCACTTTTTGCAGCGTGAGGTGATGAACAAAAGAGCAGTAATGGAATTGATAATATTTTCATGCCGAAAATATGATAGTGCTCACTGTACAATGATGTGGGTTGACCAGTAGCGGATCCAAAggaagagaagggggggggggctgtagagGCAATTGCCtctaccgcccccccccctcttactaCAGCATTCGTAGTCTACCTCCTATCAccaattggttgattgatatgtagggtttaacgtcccaaaaccaccatatgattatgagatgccttagtggagggctccggaaatttcgaccacctggggttttttaacgtggacCCCCTATCACCAATTAAAACAAGTTATTtaaaccactgtgagcacacattagCAGTATTTTTGGTATGAGGGAGcttttctgctagtaaaaaaaaatcatgaccacgcccctttctccGGTGTTACTTTAAGCGATCTCTCCCCCCTCAAATGAGAGGCTGCATCCGCCCCTGGTGTTGACATCACAGAGGAGGTCGTGgctgacatattttttttttttatttaacagtACTGTCAATCCCGTCAGGGGTTTTTACAGTAGTGGGTTGGAAAGTGTCAACAAACATTCTCTattcacatatttatttatttattacaagtacctacatcgcccattgggcattgttgtaggggggttacagtagaagatagaatacaaaacagcaaaattaaaagcaaataaatcgtgcattacagtatacagaagaaatcaacacttgtagtacagcattagaacaaaagtacaaaacacaggattatacaacgaaagcagtaattatacatataaaaaaaatcaacaaccaagagaagtacaaagccaacgttaaatatatgggttatttcagcagctcaaaatgctgtttcaatggctgttaggaaattagaatcagagaatattggtatttttagcgcattccagtcactaatagaatttggaaagaaagagtatttaaggaCATTCAATCGACAGGTATATTCTCTAATTTTATATAAGTGATCTTTCCGTTCGGACATATAACTAGGCGTCTTTAAATACCGCTCTTCATTTAGCCCAGTCTTACCGTGATATATATTATAGAGAAATTTAAGTTTTTGAACTTTCCGTCGTCCACAAAGGGGTTCTCATCCCAAGGCCTGAAGAATTCCAGAAGACCTTATTCTAAAATCGTAGTTTCCTGTAACAAACCTAGCAGCCCTTTTTTGCACCCTCTCCAACTTTTCTTTCACTACATTCGTGAAAGGGTCCCAAGAAACACAAGCATACTCTAAAATTGGGCGCACATTTGTAATATACAGGGTTTCTTTGAGTGTTTGCGGCGCGTCGCTGAAATTTCTTTGGAAAAAATGAATTAAGCGCGAAGCCTTGGCTGTGATTAGATCTACGTGACTGGTCAATACTTATACAATTGTATGGGTACAAAAAAAATCATGGTATAAGATGATAACAATTATGGACCTACATTATTAACGAGGCACATGTCTCAGTCACATGtgcacacactgaaaaaaaaaacacgaaaaagaaagaaaaaggtaagCACGCAACATACGAAGTTGGTACCGACTTCCACCTTTTTAAACCACAAATGTACTGGCAGGGAGGACAATGATCAGTACAATCCTGATAGCGTCGCTATCATTTAGCTGATAGAACGGCTTGACCAGCAAGTTCGTAAAATTTGTTGACAGTGGGCTGCACAACCACCGTCTCCGGTAAAGCATTCCACTCTCGCACTGCCCGCGGGAAAAACGAAGAACTAAAAGTATTGTTGGTGCATAAATATTCTTGCTGTGTAAGGTGATGCTTGTGACGGCTTTCTCTAGAAGTGTTGAAAGAAATGTAGGTGTTCGAATCTACTTTGAGTTTGTTGTGTaggattaggtacataaatttgaGCTGGGATAGCATTGCACGACTGGATAGCGTGTGAAGGCCAATATCTGTCAGCATTTGCGTAGGCGAGTCGGTGCGCCTATATCTGTTACAGATAAAACGCGCGGCTTTGCGCTGGATGGCCTCAATAGTGGCTATGTGTTTTTGGGTAGACGGGAACCATGCCACGCTCGCATATTCTAAGATACAGCGTATAATCATCGCATAGACCAAGAGCTTGGCTTCTCTTGTCGAGTATCGCAAGGCCCGCTTTAAAAACATTAGATTCCGCATCGCTTTGCCAGTCACGTGATCTACATGCGCCGACCATCCGAGATCTGACGATATGACGACGCCCAAGTACTTGTACTGAGTGACTGTTTTAAGGATGATGCTATCATAGCCATACGGGAAAGTGAGTTtggatttcttttttgttactgTCATTGCAACTGTTTTATCGAAGTTGATGACCATTTGCCAACTCACGCACTTGTGCTAACAAGGCGAAATCATTGTTCAAACTTATTTGATCTTGctggctttttatttctttatacaggacgcagtcatctgcaaataacctagTTTTAGATTGAACACTACAAGTTATGTCGTTTATGAACCAAAGAAACAGGATAGGAgcca
The sequence above is drawn from the Rhipicephalus microplus isolate Deutch F79 chromosome 3, USDA_Rmic, whole genome shotgun sequence genome and encodes:
- the IntS1 gene encoding integrator complex subunit 1, with product MEREKGKGSQKRGPNKVKASLFPSGDFIALGSKQRSTPDVPEPKPTAKQSTLSTSSSSTERKRPEAVGASSSLVPSKKPKLVAAAPSSLARLGPSGSQIKRETPSNKSEQWDVIAVEVDPTDFLSRVLKAEDVGDDDKVESLMCGAAKTLKNMRPKPDPMLYLTLMFLAKTRPRIFDSEGSVEAFTSLLKRDVTVNFKTKGNNLISVLACNLLLAAFQDNVSWPEQFVRVFVEDSLGDRVWVDHDECKNYVENVLTAFNTRLPPKSMLAPDLLFKPDACPSPPAQAVDDDDSLSSLHLDLKESPENVAVVPRFAGSKTNIEHYILEVIHEQLNRRQPMDISKNLLRLLVSACGISEVRSLVAHRLETWLQNPKLTRPAQDLLLTVCMNCNQHNKHDVEVIGCLIRIRLKTKPVVNHFMQCVKELLGQHVDNLSTVLKHCIYNELSNSRNPNNMQLLSVIFQHSPEKAARVLAEVFQDLLINRDDYLRCLRALFREIIRSLRHDLNFSAFCLGLMQERKETQFQELEQPLRERLFVSITDLIVKAIFLAITPAVREAATALFRGEKKDISPLRNYQMQVATIQRDTVWWLHTVVPKMFKPGRNEFLHCLHKAFFLEQLEHYCKDNWPPETDRHLMLRLSSDVPALEDTLIRILIIGMSKEHPLNPSDALELVDQLIRRAAAIYKEDSHPVLVVERTELIEIIFHLCAYHHPENITLPAGYTPPNLAIADYYWKAWIMLLIVVAHNPSTFGEMAFSSHPTLQSLVEMCITNHFVFPPPTLAVGEKADEIKAREMQIAQVEKQKILEFETHLAAASTKVTITESNSLLLSKLITMDPQGVTRRPPPQVLDQLKALNETLKLGHLLCRSRKPDFLLGIIQRQGTSHMPWLAELVESSEGSLDLLPVQCLCEFLLDEELEGSIGAADAEDEKPEKGKMKTPQSKKRKQQQLLQHLQKLLRNPEGDVNATCEVLDYFMRRLSTQNQNARTLATKGLMLVLCQNTQDSEPNNHDWLLKEIPSLPHFSVVRHDISATLRHACQVENDPFAITAYVKFLATYTPDDSLSELSLDITQLIIDRPTIVNCILLQDSVSLYYKELFHCSLLDIFTRYLQNARKPSKDVYWYECQDHITLQWDSGETATMYILVVHSMIILLTYGPPESDPETFNALLETWFPEGGDPPQAFLVDTSEEALLLPDWLKLRMIRSSVDVLVDAALKDLEPNQLVLFIQSFGIPVPSMSKLLCCLDRAVEYDEAAVVQAVVDKAYMSQLVEVQHQRGAIGGECFYRLLGESDVTDASADMDDIEPVPTSVIQHAPPRPTEASRLDSVPVAVVQLFGLDPMKGKLGGKQEQELFRGLQKAFSHDVLRKCLFGGALAEFIHTCEHILESDQRESFVNALYQKSFISCSLFRLAIAAQQREASNSPLTFKFHWVCSKILEMSKTQSPLSAILTQYCTSHLSSRNKDQAPRRLASGDAKSANIVEALTSVARNESKRFEEALCVLVQRAIKMGDSQQLIHALSKILCENTFESEKVTTSFVIVDWLEHLEPECISSCPELQHHLLFHNSTKNELLRTTFRPYLLALLIHRAHWSTLHTAINEILSQASTKKYDPSAVLDFLQACMFIPKIWQGRDKKIPKHYSPEKVLIFSPDQACAMADYIINEHISATAASEDHSAQQDESRTKISTRLPLLEQGCADKTLISAVVSHLLAAVENEPTRREAVKEMLTQLYLCIPSIVFTSDAIAEMLKDKGPQTYGQTRVDTLSHTLLLALSIADYDKQSYYKLSDLHIAIRKLAATHPELMLRQLPMMASLLHSRSGMGTLVFGTRNHASFFVHMLGTLELLVQRLFLDVRVPTVNDIFDVYVDAFQCHIQYMRNNERERIMSLLNRFLLLVHQYVYHNPSAARQWVQKHHGAMQDVAGIFPDLLSLKTLLAGTCILRMHQEGTENTPEGIGCEAGSSSRGLLPRPYPHALGFGRSGGGRDLRSLLDKDGVDPEEILSALKDLDAVASKKPEILETYQDELQCVLLTSTNISCCSLAFRLLLQSIKNNPKTAGQFISGYLQCLASDRRDLVLLVLEHLPEFVVLAQEHGSMLLQKAFQVGISTNVNSAVPITDTLLLLNMQYGN